The window AACGCGCCTGCGTGAAGCTGGCCATAGAACACAATCTCAGAATCTTCAACCCCGACCTTGCCCGTGAGGTGGAGGAGGGCAGAAAGCGGCTGCGTGAAACCCGGAACAACAGGGAGGCGAAGGGAATGAAACAGGAGAGAGCGAAAAGCGCCTTTGTCCAATATGCCGACGCCGTGGACGCCGAACGCTTCCGCGTCGTCGTGACCGAGTATACCGAAACCGGGACGAAGGCGTTTCTTTACGACAGGAAAAACAACGGCTACGAAGGCAAAACAAAAGAAGAAATCATAGAGGCTATTCCGAAGTTTTCAACATACGCATATTATGGGAAGAACATCATTGTGACGCCGATCAGCGGGGACAAACATCATATTCTTGTGGACGACCTGACCGGAGAGAAACTGCAACAACTCAAAGACGACGGATACTCCCCCGCCTGCGTCATCGAGTCCAGCCCGAAGAACTATCAGGCGATACTGACCGTTCCCAGCGTGGAGGGCGATTCGGCGAAAGACCGGGACGCCGCGAACAGGCTGACGAGAGAGCTCAATCTCAAATACGGCGACCCGAAGCTCTCCGGTTCCGTTCACGGCCATCGTTTGCCTCCGTTCCCGAATCGGAAGCCCAAACACAAACGCGAAGACGGGACCTACCCTGATGCTGCGCTCATTGAGGCAAACGGGGGGATATGCGAAAAAGCCCAGACCGAACTCGTAACCATTCATGCCGCGATGAAAGAAACGGCAAGGCGCGTCAGGGAAGCGGAAGTACATCGAAAACCCGTTTCTTTTGACAGAGGCGCGGGGCCGCAAAATCCGGACGGTGCGTATTGGGCTCATTATCGGGACATCGTTGCCAGACAGGGCGGGCCTTCGGATTACTCCAGCCTTGACGCCATGATCGCCATGCGAATGAGGGTGACGGGATACTCTGCCGGCCAGATACAAAACGCCATCGAAACCAACGCGCCCGCCTTGAGGCGTGAAAACATGACGGACTCCGAGTACACGTCCAAATACGGCAGCCGGAACTGGAAACGCTACGCCCGGGAAACGACGGAGAACTTTGTGTTCGGGCTTCGGGGCGTCAGGCAGTACGAAGAAGCGCGGGAGTACCGCCCCAGGTTTATGAAAGTAGAGGGCAGAAGTTACGCGGAAGAACTCCGGCGAGAGCGGGAACGTGCATCGGAACAGGCACATGGAAGATGAAAGAGGTGAAAAGATTGCCTGACGAAAGAGAAGAATTTCAGAAGAAAGCGGAGCAGACGGCGGAACGCCTGAACAAAGAACTGGAGGAAAGGCGTCCAAACCATTATGGCCATATCAGTCACCTGGTCGCTGAGTTGCTGGAGGAAGCGAATAAGGAAATTGAAGGATTTGGCGTTGAAGGAGAGCTCAACGAAGAGCGCGGCGTCGATGTCCAGTACATCAACATGGGCGACGCCTATAACCTGACCGTCCTCTACGACGCGAACTCAGGGAAATTTCTGGCGGGCACGTGGGGCAACGTTGTGGAGGAGCAGGAGCGGGAACACGAACGGCAACTAAAGGAACCGACACTCGGAGATGTGACGCCGAAAGAGGGAGCAGCGCAGGTGGAAAACTCTCCGCAGGCGCCGGTTAAATCCGTTCTGGACGAAATCGACTGGCCCAAGCCCCGCAACAGGGTCGAAGAATTCCGGCAGGAGTTCACGAAGAAAATCATTTCCCTCATGGAACAGGGCAACGCGTTCTGGCAAAAACCCTGGACCGCCGCGGAAATAAACCTGCCAGTCAACGCCGCCAGCGGCAAACGGTACAATGGCGTCAACATCGCCTACCTTCTGGCGGAAGCCCTCGATAAAGGCTACGCCGATCCCCGCTGGATGACCTATAAACAGGCGATGGAAAAAGGCTGTCAGGTCAGGCGCGGCG is drawn from Synergistaceae bacterium and contains these coding sequences:
- a CDS encoding RepB family DNA primase translates to RACVKLAIEHNLRIFNPDLAREVEEGRKRLRETRNNREAKGMKQERAKSAFVQYADAVDAERFRVVVTEYTETGTKAFLYDRKNNGYEGKTKEEIIEAIPKFSTYAYYGKNIIVTPISGDKHHILVDDLTGEKLQQLKDDGYSPACVIESSPKNYQAILTVPSVEGDSAKDRDAANRLTRELNLKYGDPKLSGSVHGHRLPPFPNRKPKHKREDGTYPDAALIEANGGICEKAQTELVTIHAAMKETARRVREAEVHRKPVSFDRGAGPQNPDGAYWAHYRDIVARQGGPSDYSSLDAMIAMRMRVTGYSAGQIQNAIETNAPALRRENMTDSEYTSKYGSRNWKRYARETTENFVFGLRGVRQYEEAREYRPRFMKVEGRSYAEELRRERERASEQAHGR